One segment of Oscillospiraceae bacterium MB08-C2-2 DNA contains the following:
- a CDS encoding hydroxyacid dehydrogenase, with protein MCKILVTEPIDPVGINYLREQGYEVILGTGPEEETILREAASCSGILTRNGKLTERVLKGCPGLRVVSMHGVGVDCIDVDAATRLGIQVTNAANSNQSSVAEYTIGLILMLAKNSIAYNNGLKSGNMGVRQLFGSDVRGKTLGIIGMGNIGTQVAHMGATGLLMRVIGYNRRIPRAQKTDFGLITPDMDAVISNADFLSLHLPGGSSTHRLIGKRELSLMNPTAYLINTGRGEVVDEGALIEALQGRKIAGAALDVFEGNLPKKDNPLLSMENVIATPHTAAFTTEALERMAYQAALGIVEVLENRSITYPVNKLAASQAKSQSFTSVMNFFRHEFGYC; from the coding sequence ATGTGTAAAATACTGGTCACGGAGCCGATTGATCCGGTCGGAATAAACTATTTGAGGGAACAGGGCTACGAGGTTATCTTGGGCACCGGCCCTGAGGAAGAAACCATCCTGCGGGAAGCAGCCAGTTGCAGCGGCATATTAACCCGCAACGGCAAGCTGACCGAACGGGTGCTCAAGGGCTGCCCCGGGCTGCGAGTTGTTTCTATGCATGGGGTGGGGGTGGATTGCATCGATGTGGATGCCGCCACCAGACTGGGCATTCAGGTGACCAATGCAGCCAACTCCAACCAAAGCTCTGTGGCCGAATATACCATCGGGCTGATCCTTATGCTGGCAAAGAACTCCATTGCTTATAACAACGGACTTAAAAGCGGCAATATGGGGGTACGGCAGCTCTTTGGCAGCGATGTTCGGGGAAAAACGCTGGGCATTATTGGTATGGGCAACATTGGAACACAGGTTGCCCATATGGGGGCAACCGGCCTGCTGATGCGTGTAATCGGCTATAACCGCCGCATTCCCCGGGCCCAAAAGACCGACTTCGGCCTGATTACTCCGGATATGGATGCGGTCATCAGCAATGCGGATTTCCTTTCACTGCATCTGCCGGGCGGTTCTTCCACCCACCGGCTCATTGGCAAACGAGAGCTTTCCCTGATGAATCCCACCGCTTATCTCATTAACACAGGGCGGGGGGAAGTTGTTGACGAAGGAGCGCTTATCGAAGCGCTGCAAGGCAGAAAAATCGCCGGTGCTGCGCTGGATGTATTTGAAGGCAATCTGCCCAAGAAAGATAATCCCCTGCTTTCTATGGAAAATGTGATTGCCACCCCTCATACCGCCGCCTTTACAACCGAAGCTTTGGAGCGGATGGCCTATCAGGCCGCACTGGGTATTGTGGAGGTATTGGAAAACCGCTCCATTACCTATCCCGTTAATAAGCTGGCTGCTTCACAGGCCAAAAGCCAGAGCTTTACCTCGGTGATGAATTTTTTTCGCCATGAGTTTGGCTACTGCTGA
- a CDS encoding NAD(+) synthase, producing MLDSFVRVAAATPEIRVADPAYNAKQILALMARADSEEVQLLCLPELCLTGYTCGDLFHQSALLTETIKALELIRRESSRYSLTTALGMPVSIQGKLYNTAVILSGGKIVGIVPKTHLPGYSEFYEPRHFVPAPDHNTVISLLGEKIPFGSKLLFQCEESSDFFFAVEICEDLWAPCPPSISHAVHGANVILNLSASDETVGKAAYRRSLVSGQSARLICGYVYAGAGQGESTTDMVFAGHNLICENGSILAESPLFGEGWACSELDLCAMAYDRRRMNTFSPESEGYEIIPFSAKPRWLSLGRKIDPTPFVPSDPALRRQRCMDIMAIQAAGLAKRLSHTGGNGILGISGGLDSSLALLVACDALRLIGKDPSGLLAVTMPCFGTTSRTRENALRLCVAVGVPCREIDISRQTELHLRELGHDLNRHDVVYENAQARIRTLQLMNLANQSGGIVIGTGDLSELALGWATYNGDHMSMYAVNAGVPKTLVRHLIEYVADTCGDDALRAVLLDILDTPISPELLPPDGDSILQKTEELVGPYELSDFYLYHLVRWGRAPALIYRLACLAFQGRYTEKEILHWLKIFVRRFFAQQFKRSCIPDGPKIGSVTLSPRADWRMPSDAVCDAWLQSLEEIE from the coding sequence ATGCTGGATAGTTTTGTTCGGGTTGCTGCCGCCACTCCGGAAATCCGTGTGGCAGACCCTGCTTATAATGCCAAACAAATCCTCGCCCTGATGGCCCGGGCCGATTCTGAAGAGGTTCAGCTGCTTTGCCTGCCGGAGCTTTGCCTCACCGGCTATACCTGCGGCGACCTTTTTCATCAAAGCGCCCTGCTGACCGAAACAATAAAAGCACTCGAACTTATACGCCGTGAAAGCAGCCGCTATTCCCTGACCACCGCTTTAGGAATGCCGGTTTCTATACAGGGCAAGCTCTATAACACTGCCGTGATTCTTTCCGGCGGGAAGATCGTGGGGATTGTCCCCAAGACCCATCTGCCCGGCTACAGCGAATTTTATGAGCCCCGGCATTTTGTGCCTGCCCCCGATCACAATACTGTCATTTCGCTGTTGGGCGAAAAGATTCCCTTTGGGAGCAAGCTGCTGTTTCAATGCGAAGAATCTTCCGATTTTTTCTTCGCTGTGGAGATTTGCGAGGATTTATGGGCGCCCTGCCCACCCAGCATTTCCCATGCTGTTCACGGGGCCAATGTGATCTTGAACCTTTCTGCCAGCGACGAAACAGTGGGGAAAGCCGCTTACCGGCGCTCGCTGGTATCGGGGCAATCCGCCCGGCTGATTTGCGGCTATGTGTATGCGGGTGCTGGACAAGGTGAAAGTACCACCGATATGGTGTTTGCCGGGCACAACCTGATCTGCGAAAACGGCTCTATTTTAGCGGAATCCCCCCTGTTTGGGGAAGGCTGGGCCTGTTCCGAGTTGGATTTGTGCGCCATGGCCTACGATAGGCGGCGAATGAATACCTTTTCGCCGGAATCGGAGGGCTATGAGATCATTCCCTTTTCAGCAAAACCAAGGTGGCTTTCCCTGGGCCGCAAAATCGATCCCACCCCTTTTGTTCCCTCCGACCCAGCCCTTCGCCGGCAGCGCTGCATGGATATTATGGCCATTCAGGCCGCCGGTCTTGCCAAACGGCTGAGCCATACCGGCGGCAACGGGATTCTGGGTATTTCCGGTGGACTGGATAGCAGCCTTGCCCTGCTGGTGGCCTGCGATGCATTGCGCCTAATCGGCAAAGACCCCAGTGGGCTTCTGGCGGTTACGATGCCCTGCTTCGGCACAACCTCCCGCACGCGGGAAAATGCGCTCCGCCTTTGTGTGGCTGTGGGTGTGCCCTGTCGGGAAATTGATATCAGTCGGCAAACAGAACTGCATCTGCGGGAGCTGGGGCACGATCTCAACCGCCACGACGTGGTCTATGAAAATGCCCAGGCACGTATCCGCACCTTGCAGCTGATGAATTTGGCCAACCAATCCGGCGGCATTGTAATCGGCACAGGGGATCTTTCTGAGCTGGCGCTGGGTTGGGCCACCTACAACGGCGACCATATGAGCATGTATGCTGTCAATGCAGGGGTACCCAAAACCTTGGTGCGGCATTTGATTGAATATGTGGCGGATACCTGCGGGGATGATGCGCTTCGGGCGGTTCTGCTGGATATTCTGGATACACCCATCAGCCCGGAGCTTTTGCCGCCGGATGGGGATTCGATTCTTCAAAAAACCGAGGAACTGGTGGGCCCTTATGAGCTGAGCGATTTTTACCTGTATCATTTGGTGCGGTGGGGCCGCGCCCCAGCCCTGATTTACCGGCTGGCCTGCTTGGCATTCCAGGGGCGCTATACCGAAAAGGAAATTCTGCACTGGCTCAAAATATTTGTGCGGCGCTTCTTTGCTCAGCAGTTTAAGCGGAGCTGCATACCGGACGGCCCTAAAATCGGTTCGGTTACACTCTCGCCCCGGGCAGATTGGAGAATGCCCAGCGACGCGGTGTGCGATGCATGGCTGCAAAGTCTGGAAGAAATCGAGTAA